The region GCGATGGGACACAGAGCATAGGGGACACCCCCCGTGGGGACACTCACAGGAGTTCTTCTTGAAGACTGTGCTGCTCATAAACCTGAAAAATCTGTCTGCGTAGAAATTAGGTCGGTGGACCGAGACAGTGTCCTATAGagggacaaaaaaaatgtaattaaatgaaatataaaagccCTGGTTTTCAAAAGCCATTCAGGAATAACATATTGTACTGCTTGTCGTCATCAGCGCCTTTGTATAAATACCCTTACACTGAAAAGCCAAGGGATCCAGGCAGTGTGTAGTAGGGACCATCCATCCCCGCACACCCAACCCCTCCAAGACCCATCAGTTAGGTCACTGCGACTTCGCTCTGCTCAGACACCATCGCTTTAAGCTCAGAGCCATTTCCCATTGGCTCCTGTGGGTGGTAATGTGGCTCTGGCACTTAGGACTCAAAACGTGGCCATTTCCTGTTTGGCAGAGGAACTGGCCCCTTGAGCACAGCCCGTAGCCCCCAGCAGCTCCAGGGACGGGTTGACCCTGCTCTCCGAGATGCATGCTGCTTCGCATGAAAGTTTCtgcttaataaaaatgtaactcaaTGGTTCCTGCCTAAATAGCATAACAAGGATCCCAGAGTCAGGCAGGAAGACCCTCTAAGAGCCGAGACGCAGGGCCTCTCTTCAAATCGAGAAGGTCGCTTCCCGGGTCATGCTCCTCTCTCTGAGCAGGAGCGGCAGACGTCATTCCGCGGCAGGTCATTAAAGACCGGCGGTCGAGCACCTCCCTGTGACATCAGGCCGCTGGAGGCCCAGCCGCAGTTAGCAGAGGTCTGTGTGACGCGGCGGCAGAAATGCCTAGTCAGTCACGGTCCGGGCGACTGTAACGCGAGAGGGAGATGAGGCTCATGGCCCCAGAGGTGCAGGGTGAGATTACTCTAAGGGGATCCCCGAAACGAGCCAAGGCAAGCAGTCATGACATAAAGACTCACCCCATCGTGAACGAGAGCTTTCCATGTGTGCTCCAACTTCTTTATCAGTCTTCGAGACGGATGgacggagagagagacagaaagataAATACAAAGGTTTCTTAGAAGCTGAACAAATTCATCAGCCAAAGCAGAAAGTTCCTCCATTAGAGGTCGTCACCTGTATGACTGCAAGATGTCGATGATTCCAATGAAGAGCAGGAGTCGCTCCCCCTTGCCGTTGACCGCTGGGATGCCGCCCATCCTGGAGGGACACAGCAAACACCAAGACGCTGCGTGAGCTTGGGACCCTCAGGGGGCCGAGCTGCCATGCGTCAAGTACCGTACCGTCCTCAACGTCTCGTGTGACATTTGATCGTGAGCCGATCCAAGATCCACGAGACCCTCCCGCAAATATCACTCTATTTCAATGCAATCAACATGAGGTTCCCTTCATACATCATCGTCCATGGCTTTTTATTCAGTGCAGGGCTCAGCCTGAAGCCAACCCCAGGTTACAGAgcgcaggggacaccctggatggcatTTTAAGAGATGCCAGAACATTTTCCACAAGGTTTTGGACTGTAGAAGTAACCTAGAGGACAGGAGGAAATTCAAACGAAGGAGTAAACCTCACAGCCACCGgcacgggattcaaacctgtAATTTGGGTTAAGTGTGAGGCGATAGTCACCATAAAAATGACATAATCAGTGAAGTGATACGGCGAGGTCACACTGCAGGGTGCCCGGCAGAGAGGCGGAGACCCACGTGTTGTCTGTGTCCACGGACTCCCCACAGGACGCGCCCCCTTGGATGGACTCGATGGCGGTGGAGTACAGGGCCTTCTGGGTGATGGGCCGCTTCTCGTCGCCGACGTCCTGCGAGCCACCGCCCTCCGGCTCACGCTCCGCAAGATCCATGTTGTGCACCCCCAGCAGAAGGCTGTAGTCCATGATCTTGAAGCTCTCGAGGACCTGGACCATGAGGAACAGCAAGGTACCCTAATTACCTGAATGTCAGTGTGAACTGCACCACCCGACACATCACTGGCTGTCTGGACATAGACCCTGTAGGGCACTGCTTCTAAACTGGTATAAGCTGGTATAATCAACCCACGAGTGCTGCCAGTTACATTCTCCAACCAGCAAAGGGATCCAGTAACTAGGTGACCCATGGACTAGGTGACCCAGTACAAACTCTTAGgacgcttttccactgcaccagttaCCACAGGTACATGTGGTGTTCTGAATGTTGGTATCCCAGTCTCTATTCCACTCCGTAATGGTGGACCCACCAGCAGATCGCTGCTTGTTTAACCAGAACAGTCATGAGGTGTTACCCAAAGACCAAGTTTTTGAACATTCACCaggataataaagtgcatttctGAAGTTGATTTTGCATTTTGGGTAATAAATATTTGGATATCtatagagcaaaaaaaaaaaaaaaaaaaaaagagttataAATAAATTTCTCAGAAACCTGTCCCTGAGTGATTTAAACTGCAAAGATGATGATTAGAAAATGATTAGAAATCCCACAGAGTGCATGGAAGAACAGCAGTTAAACTTTACTCATTTTTTAACAATCACTAAATTTGCAATGCCTGCTAAGCTCCGATAACAAAGTGCAAATGTTTAGTGAAAACTTACACCTCctcttatgtccatatatgaaaaagcctgatcaCAAACAAGCTGGCTATTGCGGTCCTTGCAATGTGAGAATTGTATGTACATAACATGTGATGTTTGGTATTAATATTACAGTTCTTCCATCCCTATAATATACTATAACCAAATTCAAATTCGCTACAAAATACCTTGGGTcatgttgtgatgtcattcagcaccggtaccagtttttaccgcagtggaaaagcaccaaaaGTATGGAACCGgggccagtggaaaagcaccgtaAGTGCAACATATCAGAGCCTCTAGTACTGCCAAGTGAATCCATTTCAAAGGAACAATCAATGGGTGCAGAGAGCCAACAAGGGGCAGGAGAAGGTGGAGCTCAACTGAAGGGAAAGTCCATCTGTATCAGCGACTGGACTCAGACCCGCAGCCCAGGCCCTATGAGACTCCAGAGCTGTGTACTGATCCATAAACCCACCATATGACAAAGACATGCTGACAGCCATCAGCTTTTCTTAAGCAGGAGGCCATTTCAGGTTAAGTACCATCCCACAGCAGAGCTCCTCCAGGAACCTTCATCAGCAGCCTGGAGGCTCCAGGTGCAGCTCCGAATATCAGCCCATGCTGGGCAGTGACGGcccccacatcccccccccgcacccccgccCGCAACCCACGCACCAGGCAGTCTCTCTGCAGGGTCTTGACCAGCGCCCCGTAGGTGTCCACGTCCAGCATCAGGCCGTCCGGCAAGTCCTGCATGAAGTCCAGGTCCTTGAAGGTGGGCCTGGCCTTCTCGCGCTCCTTCTTGGAGGCACGCCGCTTGTACGTGGAGCCCTTCAGGTCGTACTTGAGGTGCATCCGCACCACCCGCGGCAGCACGTTGTTCATCACCACCACCCGGATGTTCTTCCCCCCCGACTGGACGCAGTACAGCCCGAAGAACTTGGGCAGCAGCGTGCGGGGGTTCTGGTTCAGGTTCTacaggagggagggggggttaggggGGGGTGAGGGTTAACCAGCAGGAGAAAGAACCTAGGATCACATCTGAAGTGAGAGTTGAGGAAGTTTAAGAGCAAATACCTCCCTAAACCTGTGATCATTCCATAACATAAGTAATTCAGACTATTAATAACCGTGCTGTCAACatatactttacattctattcTTAATGCTGATGAATAATTTATTCCGCCACTGCGAAGACAACGAAGCGCCTGATGTGCAGGTGTGTGATGgggatgaaatgacattttccgGTCTTTGAGAACGACCACCAGCCGGCGTATGAACAGACCAACCACAAATCCGGGCCGTTGGCACGGGCTGGGATTACCCACCAACATTTTCACTTTCaccaaattaataaatattaataaataacaaaatatacgccccccccccccaaaaaaaaaatgcccttAAATGACGGGTGGGTGACAGCGTGACCAGCTGGTGAAAAAGCCTCCCACTTTTAAGCCGGATTTCTAAAGACTTTTTAAAATAGAAAACTGTATTTAGCGCAGGATGTGTGAAATGCCATCTGAATAACAGAGGCAGTGCTGCAGTGAGGGTGAGATTCCGCACTATTAGAAGCTGCTAACGGAAACACTGTGCTAATTAAAACCGAGCTGTTTGTCAGGGAGGTTATGCACAATCACCGTGCAGGTTTTCATTCATTCAAATGCAAAACAGCGGCAACCTTTAGGCGAAGAAGGAGTGGAAAGTATACAGGCACCGTAATTCATCGTCAGACAACTTCACAGGCAGACGGGGTTGAGGTGGAGACTCACAAAGGGACCAGCAAAGAACCGAGGCTGAGAGGAGGCAGTGCGGAGGCTGAGAGGAGGCAGTGCGGAGGCTGAGAGGAGGCAGTGCGGAGGCTGAGAGGAGGCAGTGCGGAGGCTGAGAGGAGGCAGTGCGGAGGCTGAGAGGAGGCAGTGTGGAGGCCTCCTTTCCCTCTGATCTCTCAGGGCACTGTGGTGCCTCAAGCAAATTACACGTTTGCTGATGTCTAGATCGTTCATTATTAACAGCTTTATTAGCCCTTTGTAAGTCTACACCTAAAAAAACGAATCTCTCAATTAATTATTAACCAGCCAACAATGCATAACAATGGATCCCAGAATAATGCCGACTCATAAATAGGAAATCAGTCATGCCGTAAGCCAGTTAGTTCAAACCGATAAACAGATTAAGTCACACAAGAAAAGATGTATGGCTGGCCCACAAACCCACGAGGTGTGCACAGCGCCTACTAGAGTTTGAGATGGGGAAATACAGGTGCTGGGGCTCCAGGACCAGGATAGGTAGCCCCCCTTCCGAACCCAGGACCCCGTCGTCCGGGGGAAGAGCAGGAAACCGAAGGAAGCGAATGAGACTATAGCAGAGAGGAAAGGAAGGGAGACAGGGATGGAGAAATGAAGAGATGGAGGAAGGAGCATGGAAGTGAGGGAGATGGAGAAAGAGCAGCTTCTGTGTCTGTGGGCACAGCCTGATCCCCAACAACAGCCGGGTTCTGGTCTGCAAGCTCTCGGTTCCTGCACACATGGACACGCCCCTCACTAAATAATCTCCGGCCCGGGAAGCGAGCAGCCAGCATGAATATCCATGCTCAGCCCCCAGGACGCAGCAggacggggaggggggcacaagcAGGCTCCCAAAATAACTCTGTTTGACGAGCCTCTCAGAGTGTGACGGGCAGAATTAATCAGCCTTAAAGTGAAACGTCCCCTATCCATGCCGACCCTGACAGGTCACGGCACTTTATGGTCCTGGGGGGTACCACTCACCATCACTGTCCGGGGGGCGTGGCCAAACTCACCATATAGTAGCCGGGCAACAGCTTCTGCAGGAATTCAGCCTCCTTGTGCATGACGGTCTTGATGATGAACTCGTCATCCTTGGTGAGGTAGAAGACAGAGCCACTGGCCCCAGGATTGGAGAGCTCGATCAGCGGCTCATTACACAGGGAGTActgcaggaaggggggggggggggggggtagaggtaGACAGGATGATTAATTATGGGGGGGAGTGGGGTTTAGCAAGAGAGAGTTATAATTAAATGTAGAGGTATAACCATGCAGCTTACTGGGGGCTGGACAGCACCTTCAGATTTAACAGTGATCCCAGTATAATATGGAACTTTTCCACTGTAACCACAACCTGAGCCGTTCCACTGCCATCACGTTCCGAGTCGGACCACTGATGTACCCAAGCTAGAccgtaatgcaaatttacacaagCTAATGCTAATTCTGCTAGCGTCTGCTGCTAAAACAACACGGTTTTTCCTCACAGATGTgctaacggaaattagcatgcCGTAAAAATAAAAATCGCCCTTAgcaaatcatgatgtacaccaTGTGAACAACAAATGAGCGTCTCTTCGGGTTCATGTCACTGTCGCTCTCTAAACCCAGCGACGCCTTTACCGAGCCGAccattctgcagtggaaaaccaaagtgAGCTGGAACTGCACTGTAGCTAGTCTCTCTTCGCGGTATGGCTCAGTTCCTACATGCCAGTGGGAAAAGGGCCAAAAGGTGGGAAATTCTCCAGCGTTTGCTATGAAACAGAGAGGGCGGCAGCCAGGGTGCCTTTGGCAACGCCTGAGAATTAGGCACAGGAGTCACCCGCGGACACAGAAGGATTTATAAGCGAAGGACTCCAAGGGCTCCTCTTCCTGAAGGAATCAACCGTGGACGACTTCCAGAGCTCCGTGTGCTACAAGATGACACCCACATGCACGAAGGGGATTTTCCCAGGGGTGGGGATAGTCAGTAGGCACATGGACCCCCCACCCTTTGCGGGAGGACAGTgcagccctcctgctcccacTGCTTACAAGCTGCACCTCCAGGTGACCCCCACTGGCCCCTTACCAGGTAGTCGTCGGGCCGAATGCCGAAGAGCTCCCGGAAGTAGCGGAAGGCCACGGGGGCGTAGGTCTTGAAGCGGAAGTCGGGGAAGTGATGAGCTGGGGTCAGGTTGCTGCCCTCACTGATGGGGGGAGAGAGTGCGGGACCATCAGTAGAACACTGACACAAGCAGCGGCCTTCTTGCCTGCACACCTGAAGCCGTTTTAAATTAGTCCTCATAACTATACCTACTCTGTACAGTCCTGCCTCTTGAACGATTGAATCTGTGTTTGTGCATCGCTCCATTATTCTATATAAAACTTTCTCTTCCTGTTAacctgatgtcacttcctgtccatCATGCATCTATGTCTATAGACCATCACAGCTACCTGCTACCTTTATATTTAGCATGTTTTGCTTGAACCATTTGACAGCAAAACTAAATGGCCAAATAACTCTACAAGTCATTAGCACATTCCCTGTAATACAGAGCACGGTCGCTAATGATCGGTGCTCATGAAGATACCACAGAGACGAACTGCGTTGCCCTGGGTCACCTGGGGAAGAAGATGCTCTCCACCACGTAGAAGTCTTGCATGAGAACATCTCTCTCGGGTTTGGAGCTCAGGTTGCCCACAGTGTACCCGATGCCCAGCTGGATGGCCCCTTTTAGGGCGGAAGACGTGGTCTGTGAGGAGAGAATTGACCATGTGATCCATTCCATCATTACACAGTCTGGGTCACTGGCCttcagatgtgtgtgtttggggggggggggggggggggctacctaTCCTGGTCCTGGAGCCCCACCTTCTTGTAAGTGGTCTCCCCCGACGCGTCCACTCCCCGATGACCAATCCTCTTCCCTGGAGCAGTGGCGGAGAccagctggtggggggggcagaggtagACTATGCTAAAACCGGCAGACACTAAAACAAGGAAGTGCAGCTCAAGGCTCCACGAACAAGGACATGGGTTGCGGATTCACTCGACACGCTCCCAGGCAGAGCAGAGAGCATTATGGGGGATTGCAGAAGAACAGCCCTTACCTCTGTTATAACCGACTTCTTAGCTGTGACATCTGAAAGGAAACAGAAAGAGCAGATAAGATGAGCTGCCCGTAAACAAAGGCTGCATGCTGGAGATCTGCAGCGTGACTCTGAGCTGGGAGGCTGCTTTCGCTCCAAGACGACGGTGTACGGAGACGCCGGCGGCGGACAGGCAGGCGGGGATGGACCGAGATACAGCAATCCATCCACCCATGTCCTATATTCGCTTGCCCGACGCATGGTCACAGGTGTCCGGAGCCTCAGAAtctacgggcacgaggcagggaacaacccagaatgaggCGCCAACTGACTGCCCTCAGGTGGAATTAACAGGAAACACTAGGAAGGTTCCAGAGCCGCCCATATGGTGGGAATGTACTGAAATTATTACGAATACCAAGCACCTTTAAAAGGGGCCCAACAATTTAAAAATGAGCGAGTGGCATTAAATGTGTCCCCATTCTCCTTATCGATATCGAGTGTGTTTGCGTCTCATTCAGTCACTCAGGCTTGAAAGCCGACTGCCACCAGCTTTGGGGAGAAAAAGATCCAAAACAGATTAAAAGCACTGctttccccccccgcccctctctCTGACATCAGCTGTATGGTCCCTCATCAAGCGACAGGGGGCGGGACTTAGACAGCTATGCTGGCTACAGCCGCAAGTGACGAGGAGGCCGTCGTCATCGTGGCGTGACTGCTGGTCACCGCTCGCCTCCAAGCCCCATGGTGTGACGCCGCTTCCAGCGTCTCTCCTGgcaccctcccccaccaccacccccccacagcTGGTGATACGTCCACCTCATGCATGTCGAGAAGATCGGCTGGTCTCCGGCCTGCTTTGGCCTGTCGCTGCTCTGGTTCCAGCACCTTCCACCGCCTGTCACCTGCATCCTGCATTTCTTGCCAGTTAAAGCTCACATTCGATAGTTCTGAGAGACGCTTGAAAACATATTTAATCACCAGCCCATCTTGCTCTGCCTTCCCAACCAACTTATTTCTCAAAACAAGCTACTAGCCTCAGATATAAGGGgtataaacaccccccccccccgtccaccCCTACAGCTTAGCACCTCGGCTGACTACCAGGCTATTCACCTCAGGATGTCACAGGAAGCGACAGTGGCGAGAAAAGTTCTgcaggggaggtggggggtggttcTTGCAAATTAACGGCCTTATGTTCTAGACCCCAACCGGCCACCCAGCTCAATGCCCAGTCAGCAAGTTAAATTCTCCATTTCACACAGTCATACACGAGAAAACATGTCTGTCTTTGCCGGAAATTCACATGCATGACCGTGGGCCGGGTGCCGGATCAGCGCAGCAGATGCATCCGACACGGATCCGCACGCTCTCCCGGCTCCCCTCCCTCGTTTCCATGGCACCCCCATCCAGGTCAGCTGGCTGTTTTTTCCAGGCCACCCGTCTCAGGGAAATGACAAGGGGGGCCGTGGTCGGGCCAAGGCGAGAGAGGGATGGCGAAAACCAAACCACGTCTGTCCTATGCTTTGCCCAAATCGACGGTTTTGTGGGACTTCTGGCCAGGCTGGTCAGTCGTGCTAAACATCTGAGGGTTTAACAGGAACCATGAAGGAGAATCTGAGAGGCAAGCAGCCTTCGCGACCACGACATTTCCTAAGGCCCTGGCAACGATTAACGGCAAAAAACCAGCCAGACTGGAGAATGACACGAAAAGCTCATGTGTATCAGCAGGAGATCTACAGCCACACCCCCTAGGCTCCTCCCCCTCAATGTGAGGCAGCTCAGACTCCGCCCATTAACACACTCCGCCAGAGTGTTTCCGAACTTGCGGCAGCAAAAATATACAGCGTATCTTACTTTTGCTTGCGGAAATATACTGAGAGAGTTCGCAAGCATTCTGTCAAAGGTATAGATCTTAAGAAACAGATCAGGCAGGGAACCAGCAAAAACAGGTTTCTCCTTCCGGACACATCAGCTTCGGAAATCGATACGGAGAGGCTGTAACATGTGTGGTTAGCCTGACATTACCTGTCAAAACTGGGGCGTCATGACAGTGCAGGACCATCTCATATGAAGGCTGCGGTGGAACAAATGAGAGAGCTTCCAGTGTGTAATTCAAACGCTGCCGTATGGCGTTTCATTTCACAAACGTCCAACATCAAGGGGTGAGCTTTGTTCTCATGGCTCTCTGGGGACCCATTGATTACCGAGGCTTTTTATCCACAAAGGCTCTTTTAAATGGGCCTGAATGTAGATGCCACACGAATGTAGGCTGAATGCAGTTatggtaataaaaaataaaaatgttcccTCATTGTGATTTTGGGTTCTTAAGGCAAAGCCGTTCGCAGGTTTTACTGAACGTTTCAGAGCTCGGCGGCTCATACAATCCAGCGAAAACCTCCCTTACTCCTAGTTAGTGAAGGCGATATACAATAAAAACCAGCACTCACAGCAGAGTCCCCTTCGGGGCCCAAGCTCCAATACGAAAATGCTCTGGGAGTCAGTAGGAGCGACTGACAGCATCGTCTTAGAGGAGCTTGCAGAAGAGTAGAAGCACCACATCCGAGAGCCACACCCATCCAGCACCCGCAGGCAGCATCCCATCCTGATGGTGTCCAATAGGAAACCATGACAGTTCCCTAACCAAGCAGGATGTTATGGTGCTGTTCCGTTACCACGGTTACCTCAGCTGCTCACAGGACACATTGTTGACGCCTACAGCCACACCCCACACCCAGAAAACACTGAAAACCTGCCCCCTCAGCAAAACCATCGTACAACACACTGCTGCAGCGGAACAGTCGCCGAAATCACCCATCTACACGTATCTGGGCTGGAGAAAAGAAGAGAGTCCAGGAGAAAACTATAGAacgtgaggagaacatgcaaactccacacacagcgcaGGAGTCAAACTAAATGTAAAAACAAACAGAAGCCCCGTTTCGGAAAGTGAGCTGAATATACAGCTGCCTCAGACTGAAATGCGCACATCGGGACTCTCGTATTTTCCCTGAAACTCTCACTGACAGAAGCTTGAAGCCACAAGGCAGCACACAGCCAATAAATTTTCCTTAAGAGCAATTCTGGTAGTAATGAAAACCCATCtccgcttcccccccccccccccccccccggaatgtGTGGAATCGTAATTCAAAATCGGCCAGCACTTTGCACACGCCGTCACACTCAGCAAAGACGGATGTTACATCAAACAGCATCACCGAGCGCTTATCTCTGAGAACGCAGGGCCGTCCTTCATCACCACCGTAACAACACACACCATGTCACCGAGGCGAGCTTACATTTTATCCGCTTAGCAACAGCAGTTTCACCCAAAATCAATGCTCCACGCAGATAAACCAATAACACGTGTAGGTAGGTGCCCCAACACTGGGGAGATAAGCATTTAATTAACCTGGCACGTTTGCTGAAGCTCGTACATTAAATGCTAACGATACACACAGGCACTATCTACCATCAAGCACTTTGCTGCAGGAGATCACTGAATAACCGCAGCCCATTGTGAGAACAGAAGTGTCAGTTAAACATTTATTGCAAGAACTGCCCGCCTAAAACCTGCTAAGTTGGATAAGAAAGAAAATTTCACATTCTGCTGACTTGTCCTATGGCTGATGTCAGAATTATTGATTTAGTCCATAATATAACACTGTTATCGTCCAACAAGAATCACAATGAACATGAAAGCCCAGAGACTGTCAGAATCGCCATTACAACCCAGAATCAATAGGCCTGGACAGTCAGGGAGATACGGAGCCAGTTCTCTGCGTCTTATGCTAAGGCCTAACCTACATGATTTGAGCAGACACTTAAGGCAAGTTTCCACATACATCTGCACAGATGTTCCCCAAAAGCCTGCCAGACACTGCATTCCTTCTGAGCCTGGGCACGTAACATGATGCTCTCACTATACAATATCAAGACGGGAACACTGGCGAATCACTATGCAAAAGCACATGCTTCGGGAGGTAATCCACTACTGTGCTGGTTTTGATGGTTTCAAGTGGGTGTTCAACAGCTTTCACACCTGCCCAGAATTCTCGATTTAGATAATATTCTTAAAGTCTAAGAAGAATCGCAACGAACACGAAAGCCCACCGGCTGTCAGAATCTCCATAATTGGTTCCAAGATGACACAGACGTCTTTGGACGCCATCCTGGTCTCTCTGTCCAAACTCATCtttaaacttttgttttttcttaATGTTTTCACATTTTCTGTCACTTACAGTTACAACTGACAGTTGTAATTAAACATTCGCCCCTTACTTGTGCACTTTACATGAGCTACGCTGCACATATTTGAGTCTCCTTTATTGTTCCTTatgtattacatttttattatactGTTATTTTAAGTCGTATTGCATTTCATAAGTTCACTATCCAAATTCTCTCGCTGACCACCTtgcatttcactgcaggttATAGTCCAACTCTGCACGTGGCAAATAAAGCCCTTGAATCCTTGCCCCTAGTAGTCAGGGAACAATCCCCCAGCATTACTACAGGCTTGGCTGTCCTTCGTCACGGTTTGACTGCTTGCCACGGCCAGCTACCTCTGGCAGGCCAGCCTACGCAGCCTCACGCAGGGCTCTGCACTGGGAACTCGCCAGTTTTCTGCCTGTGCTCCGCATGCACATCCGCACCCCCGTGTTGTGGGGACGAGCAGCGGTGACGGACTCCCGAGGTCCGTTGCTATCTGGATGGCACCTAGGACAGGAGGATCACTGGAGATTACGGAAGCTCTCCAGTGGTCCTTCCCTTGGTGCTGGTGAAACGAGACACCACATATACATCTGAGGTGAGGTGCCGAGCTTAGACCGGAACACCTCCTCCATCTATGGGTCAGGTCCGATTACGTTTCAGCCACTTCCCAGTAGGTCTCTGTGCCAAACACCTGCGTCCTCAGTAATCACGCGTGCGCCGAAGATACCGATGCCATCCCTTAGTGGGTAACACCTCTGGCTGGATCGTACACATCCATTGCCAGGATACTGCGTCTGCAGAGGCCAGTCAGGCAGATGGCTGACGAAAACCGGTCCGGAAGAGCAGAGGATTGGCAGAGGCCGTGATGGGCTGGGATCGGGAGGTGCTGTTGCACGTCTGGCAGTCGCCATGGTGAGGGACAAC is a window of Brienomyrus brachyistius isolate T26 chromosome 15, BBRACH_0.4, whole genome shotgun sequence DNA encoding:
- the LOC125708373 gene encoding phosphatidylinositol 4-phosphate 5-kinase type-1 gamma-like isoform X5, giving the protein MEAAGEAAASRSKGGERRPLPGVAAPDETDAVIAVSQGSDAVDIDVTAKKSVITELVSATAPGKRIGHRGVDASGETTYKKTTSSALKGAIQLGIGYTVGNLSSKPERDVLMQDFYVVESIFFPSEGSNLTPAHHFPDFRFKTYAPVAFRYFRELFGIRPDDYLYSLCNEPLIELSNPGASGSVFYLTKDDEFIIKTVMHKEAEFLQKLLPGYYMNLNQNPRTLLPKFFGLYCVQSGGKNIRVVVMNNVLPRVVRMHLKYDLKGSTYKRRASKKEREKARPTFKDLDFMQDLPDGLMLDVDTYGALVKTLQRDCLVLESFKIMDYSLLLGVHNMDLAEREPEGGGSQDVGDEKRPITQKALYSTAIESIQGGASCGESVDTDNTMGGIPAVNGKGERLLLFIGIIDILQSYRLIKKLEHTWKALVHDGDTVSVHRPNFYADRFFRFMSSTVFKKNSSLKSSPSKKGRLALTVPKYPGPGAAWSASQLPCEQDEKMYDLRGAHSFPTLENEVRPDLLPCALPSFEEAMMASAATTLSSTTSLTNPERSPPDAERLRYRRHPQASNQDVRAQEEPGVREEDQQTITVEVETQRPSSELTISTPAASPETSQPPEAQAQAEAQAASAPDTSAPAPSSPRVTEEPDVTSQLSECASQASAEGEDDVPISDIFI
- the LOC125708373 gene encoding phosphatidylinositol 4-phosphate 5-kinase type-1 gamma-like isoform X1; translation: MEAAGEAAASRSKGGERRPLPGVAAPDETDAVIAVSQGSDAVDIDVTAKKSVITELVSATAPGKRIGHRGVDASGETTYKKTTSSALKGAIQLGIGYTVGNLSSKPERDVLMQDFYVVESIFFPSEGSNLTPAHHFPDFRFKTYAPVAFRYFRELFGIRPDDYLYSLCNEPLIELSNPGASGSVFYLTKDDEFIIKTVMHKEAEFLQKLLPGYYMNLNQNPRTLLPKFFGLYCVQSGGKNIRVVVMNNVLPRVVRMHLKYDLKGSTYKRRASKKEREKARPTFKDLDFMQDLPDGLMLDVDTYGALVKTLQRDCLVLESFKIMDYSLLLGVHNMDLAEREPEGGGSQDVGDEKRPITQKALYSTAIESIQGGASCGESVDTDNTMGGIPAVNGKGERLLLFIGIIDILQSYRLIKKLEHTWKALVHDGDTVSVHRPNFYADRFFRFMSSTVFKKNSSLKSSPSKKGRLALTVPKYPGPGAAWSASQLPCEQDEKMYDLRGAHSFPTLENEVRPDLLPCALPSFEEAMMASAATTLSSTTSLTNPERSPPDAERLRYRRHPQASNQDVRAQEEPGVREEDQQTITVEVETQRPSSELTISTPAASPETSQPPEAQAQAEAQAASAPDTSAPAPSSPRVTEEPDVTSQLSECASQASAEGEDDVPISDIFIPPEDSWVYSPLHYGTESWSMSDRDRESVSAWAFLHASCP
- the LOC125708373 gene encoding phosphatidylinositol 4-phosphate 5-kinase type-1 gamma-like isoform X2; amino-acid sequence: MEAAGEAAASRSKGGERRPLPGVAAPDETDAVIAVSQGSDAVDIDVTAKKSVITELVSATAPGKRIGHRGVDASGETTYKKTTSSALKGAIQLGIGYTVGNLSSKPERDVLMQDFYVVESIFFPSEGSNLTPAHHFPDFRFKTYAPVAFRYFRELFGIRPDDYLYSLCNEPLIELSNPGASGSVFYLTKDDEFIIKTVMHKEAEFLQKLLPGYYMNLNQNPRTLLPKFFGLYCVQSGGKNIRVVVMNNVLPRVVRMHLKYDLKGSTYKRRASKKEREKARPTFKDLDFMQDLPDGLMLDVDTYGALVKTLQRDCLVLESFKIMDYSLLLGVHNMDLAEREPEGGGSQDVGDEKRPITQKALYSTAIESIQGGASCGESVDTDNTMGGIPAVNGKGERLLLFIGIIDILQSYRLIKKLEHTWKALVHDGDTVSVHRPNFYADRFFRFMSSTVFKKNSSLKSSPSKKGRLALTVPKYPGPGAAWSASQLPCEQDEKMYDLRGAHSFPTLENEVRPDLLPCALPSFEEAMMASAATTLSSTTSLTNPERSPPDAERLRYRRHPQASNQDVRAQEEPGVREEDQQTITVEVETQRPSSELTISTPAASPETSQPPEAQAQAEAQAASAPDTSAPAPSSPRVTEEPDVTSQLSECASQASAEGEDDVPISDIFIVSALPGLWGASFALWGLCIYCPYLPHPIMHP
- the LOC125708373 gene encoding phosphatidylinositol 4-phosphate 5-kinase type-1 gamma-like isoform X4, which codes for MEAAGEAAASRSKGGERRPLPGVAAPDETDAVIAVSQGSDAVDIDVTAKKSVITELVSATAPGKRIGHRGVDASGETTYKKTTSSALKGAIQLGIGYTVGNLSSKPERDVLMQDFYVVESIFFPSEGSNLTPAHHFPDFRFKTYAPVAFRYFRELFGIRPDDYLYSLCNEPLIELSNPGASGSVFYLTKDDEFIIKTVMHKEAEFLQKLLPGYYMNLNQNPRTLLPKFFGLYCVQSGGKNIRVVVMNNVLPRVVRMHLKYDLKGSTYKRRASKKEREKARPTFKDLDFMQDLPDGLMLDVDTYGALVKTLQRDCLVLESFKIMDYSLLLGVHNMDLAEREPEGGGSQDVGDEKRPITQKALYSTAIESIQGGASCGESVDTDNTMGGIPAVNGKGERLLLFIGIIDILQSYRLIKKLEHTWKALVHDGDTVSVHRPNFYADRFFRFMSSTVFKKNSSLKSSPSKKGRLALTVPKYPGPGAAWSASQLPCEQDEKMYDLRGAHSFPTLENEVRPDLLPCALPSFEEAMMASAATTLSSTTSLTNPERSPPDAERLRYRRHPQASNQDVRAQEEPGVREEDQQTITVEVETQRPSSELTISTPAASPETSQPPEAQAQAEAQAASAPDTSAPAPSSPRVTEEPDVTSQLSECASQASAEGEDDVPISDIFIPPEDSWVYSPLHYGTESWSMSDRDRES